A genomic window from Melanotaenia boesemani isolate fMelBoe1 chromosome 15, fMelBoe1.pri, whole genome shotgun sequence includes:
- the LOC121654429 gene encoding insulin-like, whose product MMARLWIHTATLLVLLVMLCPSSQTTEPQRLCGPHLVDALHLVCGESGFYYTPQTQNKPVQGRAAWGENENGAFKDQMEVIGKRNIEERCCARPCSILDLQSYCL is encoded by the exons ATGATGGCAAGACTGTGGATACATACTGCCACTCTGCTGGTCTTACTGGTCATGTTGTGCCCCTCCTCACAAACCACTGAACCTCAACGTCTGTGTGGACCTCACCTCGTTGACGCTCTTCACCTTGTGTGTGGGGAAAGTGGCTTTTACTACACCCCTCAGACCCAAAACAAACCTGTGCAGG GTAGAGCAGCATGGGGTGAAAACGAGAACGGCGCTTTTAAGGACCAAATGGAAGTGATTGGAAAGCGAAACATAGAGGAGCGCTGCTGTGCTAGACCTTGCAGCATCCTTGACCTGCAAAGTTACTGCTTGTGA
- the LOC121654625 gene encoding uncharacterized protein LOC121654625 encodes MNIEGPEQLDPDQPRAPGSGAAHGPADISRSRADGPKQPYLKVYPLTLYNDRRRGFNYKWFSTHKWLEYSQATNSTYFYACRDFSLPSSGDTVFTSEGFNNWKKAMFTDGGFATHAKSKSHCNAMFAWAEYKKTLESECSLPASMNTGYEKLVKENRECIKSVADSLLLIATQNIAQRGNNETEGHNKGNFLAIMEHLAKHDPKIKKKDD; translated from the exons ATGAATA TAGAGGGTCCAGAACAGCTGGATCCTGACCAGCCCAGGGCTCCAGGTAGTGGAGCTGCTCATGGACCAGCAG ACATATCCCGGTCACGAGCAGATGGACCAAAACAGCCCTATTTAAAGGTTTACCCTCTGACCTTGTATAACGACAGGAGACGGGGCTTCAACTATAAGTGGTTCTCCACTCATAAGTGGTTGGAGTACTCACAAGCTACGAACTCTACCTACTTCTATGCCTGTCGGGATTTTAGTCTCCCCAGCTCAGGTGATACTGTATTCACATCAGAGGGGTTTAATAACTGGAAAAAAGCTATGTTTACTGATGGGGGATTTGCAACCCATGCAAAATCTAAGTCCCATTGTAATGCAATGTTTGCATGGGCAGAGTACAAGAAGACACTTGAAAGTGAGTGCTCTCTCCCAGCCTCAATGAATACAGGGTATGAGAAGCTGGTGAAAGAAAACCGAGAATGTATAAAAAGTGTTGCAGACTCATTGCTTCTCATAGCCACACAGAACATAGCACAGAGGGGAAACAATGAAACTGAAGGGCACAATAAAGGAAATTTTCTTGCTATCATGGAACACCTAGCAAAGCATGatcccaaaataaaaaaaaaagatgactaG